DNA from Petropleomorpha daqingensis:
GATCTTGGGACGGGGAAGTCCGGGACCGGTCGGTGCCGCAGGAGCCCCGTGGTCAGCGCCACCGGGAACGGTCCGCGCTTCTGGGACGGCCGACACATTTCTCCGGTGTCCCAGCTCGGCCAAGACCCGTCCGCGGCCCTCCCGGCACGCCGGAACAGCCCGTGATCGCGGATGTCGATGCTCCCACCTCGCAGGTCTTGGGTGTCCCTAAGTGGGCCGCTCAGGGCGAGTCCCGCGTGTCGCCCCACGGACGGCTTTGGGGCGCATTGGAGTGGGCCGATACTTCATGCGTGTTGGGACGCCGAGATGAGCGACGCCCGTCGATTCCCGACGGGCCGCAAGCCGTCGTCGGGCGGCGATCGGACCTGCAGCGCCTCGTCGGGACCGACCTCGCGGCGGTGACGTTCATCGCCGACTTCCTGGAGATCACCTTTGACGGGGACAACCTTCCGGCGACTCCCCGCCTCACTTGTCTGGCCTGGCCGAGACTGTCCGCTCCTGAGGGCACCTGGTCAGTCGGCCAGGCGGGATACCGGGATCGGCTAGTTGAGACGATCGGTAGCCGGGTCACGTCAGTCGACGAGACGCCGGATGACGGCATCACCATCAAGGTCGATGGCTGCGATCTGATCGTCCGGCCGACCGAGGACGAGGTCGCGGGCCCGGAGATTCTCCAGCTCTACTTCCTGGAGACCGGTGAGATGAGCGTCTGGCGCGGGGGAGAGGACTCCTTCGCGTACTTGGCCTGACCGCGTGTCCCTAAATGGGCCGTTCAGGGCGACTTTTGCTGCCGCTTGGTGCCGGTGTCGAAGAACGCGTCGAGGTAGTCGGAAGGAGCCAGATCGCTGTCCCGCAGCAGTGAGAACACTTCGACGCCGTCGTCCGGTGCATCGGGCAGTTGATACGACTGAGCGAGCCCCACGTACTCCGCCAGAGCGAGGGCAGTCGCGTAGTCACGCGCCTCGGTCTCTGCTCGGTCGATCGCTTCGTCGTGGCTCTCTGCCCGCCACAGCGTGACGCGCTCTTCGAAGGTTCTCTCGGCGTCTTCCGAGACCCCTTCCATCGCGAAGACGCATCGAACTGCGTACCAGCCGGAGGAAGGTTCGTCCGTCACCGCCAGGATGTTGCCAGGCACGGGACGTGAGCTGTCGACACTCGCCCTACATGGGCCGCCTAGGGCGACGGCCTCACACGGTGGAAGGACATTCCTCCTGAGCCAGGGCCGGATAGGTCTTCGAGCCGTACGGTCCGACGCGAGTGGTCATGAGGAAGGCGGGAGGCGCGGTGAGGACAGGCGGCACCCTTGTCATCATCGGGCTCGCGGCGGTCCTCATCCTTCTCCAAGCCGTCCGCCCACTTCACAACCTTCAGGCCAAGCCTGTGTCGCGAGGCTGGCTCATCGGGATCATCGGCGGCTTGGCCGTCATCGTGGTCGTCGTACAGATCTTCACCAAGTAGTCGCTTCGACAGGTGTCCCTAAGTGGGCCGCTCAGAGACAGTCGGCCGGGTAGCCCGGAGGGCGGCTTATGGGACACCTGTGGGTATGGGGCTGCGATGGAGGGCTGGTCGGCGTAGCCGTTCAGCTGACGTTCGGGAGCCTCGTCCGTTTGGTTCTACGCCGCACGACCGACGCCCCGAGGTCGTCGTGACTCACGAACGCGACTTCCGGGTGTTCCTCGAGAAGGGACTTGCCCCACTTGCCTAGGTCCGCTCCGACGACGATCCCCTTCGTCGGTCGCCCGCCGGCGAGCTCGTCGCGAGCGTTGGCCATGTACCTCAGCACCTGACCGACGGTGTCTCCATTCACGGTGCGCGCTTTGAGTTCGACGACCACGTACTGCCCGCCGGCCTTGTCCCAGTAGACGAGGTCGGCCCGGGTTCGGTCGGCCCAACGGCGCTGCTGGTCGCGCAGCTCGAGAGAGTAGCCCAGCTTTCGCCAGATGTCGCCGTTGTTGACGAGGTACTGCTCGAGCGCAAGCTCGTCCTCCAACTCGCGGGCCCTGTGCTCGATCGCGGACCGGACCTCCTCCGGCCGCCGGTTCGTTAACCGGTCGAGGAGTCGCTTCCATATCGCAGGGGGCACCCGGTGGACGGACCCATTGAAGTTGATCTTTAGTGCGGCCCACTCCGCCAGGGACGGGTCCGCCCTCATGGCCTCGATCGACAGCGGACGGCTGAACTTCTTGACGACGGTGTAGTCGCACCCGTGGGTGTTCCTTCCCGGGAGCCCGTCGCCCGCCGAGAGCGGGTACGCGTCCGACTCCGCTCTGACGAGGTATGCGATGTCCTTGCGCTGTCGTGCCCGGTACAGGAGCGCCACGTCGCCGAACCGCGTGTCGGAATGGCACGTCCACCAGCCTCTGGGCCCGTCGAACGACGCTGGGTCCAGGTCGGCTCGATCCCGGCCGCCGTCGTCCAGGTAGAACTCAGGTCCGGTGACCCAAAGCCACGTCTGTCCGGCCGTCGGGGTTGCGGAGCCGGCCCCGGTCCTCCGTTGAGCGCCGTTGCGACGGAGCCTCTCGATCCAGCGCACCAGCAACTCCTTCGGTCGTCCGACGCGATCGCATCGAGCGCGGCGAGGTCCCTGAGACGGGCTTCGGTAATCGAGCGGGACCGGACTGGTCCGGGCGTCGTCGAGTAACAAATAGCACACGTCGCTTGCGGAGACGGTGAGTCCGCCATTACTGTCCCAAACCGAACAACCCCACGCCGAGTCGGGAGTGCGTCCCCGGACGTACGGACCGATAGGCATTATTGGGGTCTCACGGACTGCATATGAGTCAGTCCAAGGGGTTGTTCAGCCAAGCAGACGCTTGCTGTCCATGAGGTGCTGCGATCCGGGGCGCGGCCACACCCTTGTGGAGTTTGCCATGCAGTTTGTTTCCCCTGCGGTCATGCCCGAGCCCGTGATCACCAGCCAGAACGTCGTACCCCTCGCGAAGCTGGCCGTCGGCGGGCTGTGCGTCATGAGCCTGCTCGGTGTGACCGCCTACTCGATCAACAAGACTGGGAGCGCTGAAGCGCTGAGCGGAATGGCGCCGGTCTTCACCGCAGTTTTCACCGCATTCATTGGGCCGCCTGCCGTTCTTGGCTGACGCACGGGCCGGATTGCCCGGCCTCACGCCGACCACCTAGCCGGAAGTGCCACCCCGTCGGCGATGCTGGATCTGGGGTGAGTGGCTCTAAATGGGCCCGCTATGGGACACGCAGTCCCCCGCAACGCGCTCCGAGGGTGCTGTCCTTCCCGTGGCCGGGGTAGAACCAGGTGTCCTCGTCCAGCCGGCCGAAGGTCCAGTCCTGCAGGTCGCCCATCAGCGATGTGAAGTCGGTCGGGTTTGTTGTCCTCCGAGGACTGCCCGGGAGGCAGAGCGGCCTGGGGCAAAGCGTTCGGGGTGAAGCCGACGTATCAGTCGCTTCGGGCGGTGGTCGTGGGTGCCCGCCTACCTCTCCGAGCCAGGACAAGTCGATCGTCGGCGGTCGTTCGCGGAAGGACGTGCTAGATATCGACTGTGACCTGGGGGAGAACTGGCCGCGACGAGCGCCTGTCGGCCATGACGGCCGACATGCGATCGTTCGACAGCGTCGCTGTTGTGGGCGCTGGCATGTCTGCCTTCGCCTACCCGATGACGATGCAACTCCCCGCTCTGCTCTGGCAGGCGATCGGTGAGGTGGAAGGTGCCGCACAGGAGCTAGAAAGACGAGCTGGAAGATCAGGGACGCCAAAGGAGATCCTCGGGACTGACCCAGAGGCCGTCGCGTTGGGCTGGCAGCTCGCCCGCGACATCCCTGCCGTACGGCTGGCCTTCCAGCGGGCGTTCGCGAATCTCGACGCCGGACGAGACCCCTCGCCGGCACATCGCGAACTCGCTCGCCTCATCCACGAGGGGAAGGTCCAGTTCGTCATCTCCTACAACTGGGACTCGTGTCTCGAACGTGCCTACCAAGACATCTACGGCATTCCGCTGCCGAAGGGCCTCCTCATCAAGCCGCATGGGGACGTCCTCGTACCGGACCAGCCATGGACTCTCCCCGATGAGGACGGGTTGGTACCCCAGGCGGTCCTCGACCGGCTGATCCAGTTCGACGATCGACCGCGGACTCTCCTGGTACTCGGGTACAGCGGTTCCGACCCCTTCGTGGTCGAGACCTTGCTGCGTCCGTTGCAGAACAAATGGCCGGTCTACAAGATCGGGCCGTCAGCGTCGGGCGCCGATGGAGTACCTACTACCGCGGACTACGCGTTGGCCGAGGTCGCTCATCGGCTTCTTGTTCCGGCCCGAAGCCCGGGGTGGCGCTTCGTGGTCTTCGGCCGGTCGCGTGGCTTCGAGGCGGCGCTGCGGGGCGAGCGTCTCCGGCCGGTGGACGTGGACGCCTGCCCGGAGTTGCCGTACGCGCAGACACTCGCCCAGCGTCTCGCTGCGTCGCGGTTCGCAACCCTGTCGGGCGGGTCTGGGACTGGGAAGTCCGTAACTGCGTTCCACGCCGCGCGACGGCTGAACCATGTGGGATGGGCCGTCGTCGAGCTGACGCGGGCGGGAGTAGCTGGGGCGCAGGAGGTACAGGCTTTCGCTGCAATGCCAGGGCCAGTGCTGGCTGTCGTTGACGACGCGCAGGCACTGGACCCTGACGTGGTCGCCGATCTTCAGGCTGTTGTTGATGACCGCCATGCGGTTCTGCTCGTCTCGACTGAACGACGCGAGGGCCACAACGACGAAACAGTGTCGGAGGTACGCGCCAAGGGTCTCATCTACGAGCACTGCATTGATCATCTAGACGAGGTTGAGCCCCTGCTCGCGTCGCTCGATGATCGGGTCGGGCCGGGCATGTTTCGCGAGTCGGCGCGCCATCGACTCCAGGTCGCGAACGCGAGCGCGCGTGACCCCTGGTCATTCATGTTCGTCGCGTCTGGCGGCGAGCAGCGGATCGCCGGCATCTTGGATCGAATCGCCGAGACTCCCGCGGCCGCTTTGCTTCTTGGTGCTGTCGCGGTAGGTCAGATGACCTCGCTAGACGCGGGCGTGACGCGCGAGCAGGCGGCGCTTGATGTGGCGCGCGTGACGGCGGACGCCTTTGGCGCCGCCGACGGCATTCTGGATGCGGAGCGTTTCAACTCGACCGTCGACATCCTCCAATCCGAGCGGTTAATCCGGGAGAACAGCGGACAACTGCGCACCCCTCATATTAGAGTCGCGGATCGCGCGCTGATGGACCTCGCGCGTCGTGACAACGTTGTCGGGGTCGGCGTGCGCGCGATCGTTCAATCGCACCTCTTGAACTCGGATCTTCCGGTTCGAGGTAAGTACTGGGTGCTGGACTCGTTCACACGGAGCGACTCGCTTCGCTACCGGTGGCGAGCCGAGTGGCTTGAGGACGCCACCGTCGACGCCCTTGTCGCACAGTGTCTGGCCGTCGGCACCGGCGCGGACCGGTCCGTGGCGGCGCAGTTATTGTCCGAGCTCGCCTTTGCAGGGGTGCTGGACCGCCAGCGGTGGGAAGCCATCGTGGCGCGCCTAGTCGTTTGGCTGCCAGACGTAGACGCTGCCGAGGTCTTCGGCATCCGACGTCTCATAAGTCACCTGCGCGGTGCTCACCGCGACCTCTATGGCTCGGTCCGGAAGTCCCTGGCTCCGGGGGACCTGGCGGCGTTGTTCAGCACGCGGGGATCGCGGCCGAGTGGGCCCGGTTGGGCCGACCTACTCCGAGAGTTAGCACCCGACCATGACGCGGACGAGCGCCCCGCGTGGGGCGAGGCGTTCGCGGAAAATATCGACGTCGGCGCCATGCAGGGCTGGCTGGCTCGTACCAGTTCCGAGTCTCATAACGATGAGATCGCGGATCTCATCGACACCCTCGCAAATCTTGCTCCAGCGGTTGCGTCGCAAGCGCTCCTCGCCTGTAGTCCGCATCTGACCAGCTCGATCGAGTCCAACCTGGCAGATGCGTCGCGCGGGTTAGGCCATTGGGCATTCGGCAGCATGGGCCTCGTCGCCCACCTAGCCCCTGCCGCTGGCCGGCTGACATTGCGTCGCGAGCGGTCCCAGCTCCACGAGGTTGAGTTCGATGATGTCGTAGACGCGCAGTTCGACGACGACTTGTCCGAGGAAGACCCACTCAAGAACGAGCACGGGGGCCGCTGGGAGCCGCCACAAGAATTCACCGATTTAGCGGCGGTAACGCTGGAGGTTATGCGGAGGATCGATTGGACCGCTGCGGGCACGTCCCTGAACGGACGGGCCCGACATGAGCTTGAATCCCTCGATCTGTTCCTGGCCTGGCTCGCATGGTTATCGTCTGACTTCATCGACATAATCGCGGAAGCCATCGCGTTCGACTGGCTCGACCAGCTGGTCTGGGAATCCTCGGACGACTCGACGGAAGACGGCGCACCATCGCCAGCTGACGCCTTTGACACATTTCCCGTCACAACCGTCGACCCAATAAGCGGCATCTTGGCGGCGATGGCGCAAGGGCGTCGCGGTCAGGAGCGCGCACGGATCTACCTGAGCGATCGCCTCGCCACGCTCAAGAGTTTCCCATTCGTGCTGATAGACGAGTTTCCCGACGTAGCCGTCGCGGTCGTCCGGGCGGGTGGATCCGTGCGACTGGACAGCCCGCGCGGCGGTGGCTGGGAGTCGAATGCGCGCGCTCTTCACGTGCTCCGGCGAGTCGACTCCCAAGCGGCGGATCGAGTCCTCGCCCAATCTGAGGCGAACCTGCTCGCGGCCCTGCAGGCGCCGCAGCCACACGACATGCGGGGCCTGGCGAGGGCCATCGCTATCGCCGACAGGGTTAATGAGGAGCATTTCAATCGCATGCTCTCGGTACTGGACGCGAGCGAATGCGAGCCAATCTGGCGCCAGCGTCTGGACGACGCTGGGGACGACGCTCGGGCGTTGGTCGAGAGAGCTGCTGGCATCGACGGCCCAGTCGCGGAAGTGGCACACCGTCTTCTAGGTAGCTGAGCGTTCTACTGCGTGCATTCATACGACTTTGGCCTGCTCAGCAGTGTCCTGTCGTCTGCGCGGGTCACTCATCCGTGAACGTGCGCCGGTTTCGGGAGCGCAGGTAGACCCTTCGAGAGTCTACGGCGCCGCATTGCCTCCAGACCGGGGCGTTGGCCTAAGCAAGCTCTGAGGCCGAGACCGCTCCTAACTAGAACAAGGTGTCGCTTTGCAACTTGCGTCGCGTGTGGTCGGGCACATTCCGGAAGCTCACGGTCTTGGTCTCGCCCGGCCCTAGTTGGTTCAGAGGCACCTTCTCGGTTCCAAGGATGGCGCCAACGGCGTCGTAGAACGTTGCCGCCAGTATCCCCGAGTGCACGACGCCATCGTTGTTCGTCACCTCGACGTGGAGTTCGCGTCCTCTTCGACCATTGGTTATGGACTCATTGCTGAAGCCGATCGGGGAGGCACCTCCAAGCGTGGGGGTGGAGGGTCTCGTCCACGACCCGTCCACCTCAGCGGCTTGGTCTCCTGGCAACAATGCTGCGCTTATGAGTGCTTGAATCTGGGCTTTATGGGAATCGATGGCCCGTTTCCACTGGGGCAATCGGAAGTTTAGGCCGGCATCCTGTTCGAGCCGATCGTGCAACTCGTCGAACACGTCCTCCATCTCCCGCGCCGTACCCATGATCCCCATCTGGACATTGCCGATGGCTTTGACGGCTTCGGCTCGGCTGAGCGGCGGAATAACGATGGGATACGTTGACAGCCCCATTACCCAAGCCCCTCCGAGTTCCATTAGACACATGGGGCGTTTCAAAAAGGTTGGCGAGACAAGCTCGATGACCAGTGACGCTTCTCGCAATGTCTCCCGCAAGTACGTTCCGACATCTTGGCCGGATGGGATTCCCGTCGCCCTGTCCGACGAATAGAAGAAGCGTTCCTGCGGAACGCCCGCGAGTACAAGCATGTCGCGAACCTTGTCGGCCAGCTCCTTGTCCGCGCTGGCATGGCTTACGAAGATCTGACCTCTTGGCACGTCGTCTCCATCTAAAGCGGGGCTGAAGTTTCGTGGCAAAGGAGCGGCGTCGGCATCTGCTGCTGGCTGGCCGCCGGCTTCCTCGACAATCCGCCGCTGCAGCTTCACGTAGTCGCCTATGTCATGAATCCCGCGCAGTCTTCTCGCCACCCCTGGATTGATCGCGCAATGCCAGCCCGCGTCGCCGCCTGATGCCCGAGAACTCAAGGGTTGCGGCGGCGAGTCCCACAGCAGGCTAAGCGCCCGGTCAAGGAGGAGTTCCTCATCGACGAACCGAGTGAGTCCGGGATCGGATCGACGAAGCTCAGGCTCTCGGTCGTCCGACAGATACAACTCTGAAACGCGCAGAATTATATGCAAGCAAGCTGCGACTACCGGCTCCGCGTCGGCGACATGACGGGCTACATGCAGCGGCACCCGGAAGATGCGGTCGTGGGCCGTCCATGGGTAAAGGGTCGGCAAGGAGCGCGCCGCAGTTTCAACATCTTCAACGATGTCTTCTCGGTCAAGGTTCCGTTGTAGCTGATCAAAGCCGGGCCAACTGCCCGTCTCGAGGAAGTTCTGAATCGCTAGGGTTGCCAACTCACGATGCGACGCGACCCAAGTTGCGGTGTGGCGATCTGAGCTTGACGACGGGACGGGCATCGTAAGAAGTATGTCAGCGACCTCTGCACGACGTCTTCGGGCCAGCCCCTAGAACGAGGAGTTCCCCAACGGTGTCTGCTGTCTCCTCGCTCAGCGTTGGCTCCGGCGGGACGTGTGACTGGTAGTGAGCTTGGTGGGTGTCCCGTAGGCCGCCGTTTTGGCCGACCCGGGCGCGGGCGTCCGTGAGCGGCCCACTTAGGGATACGCACGCACACGTAGCAGGACGCTCGACCGATCCACCGGGCGTCCGTTCTACCGACGAGCGCTTCGTTACCCGCTCGTTCGTATGGGAATTGGCAGGTGGGTTCTGCTGCGCACCGTCTTGCCTGAACCGAAGCTGGCCGAAGCCTGACACCACTTCGGCGGCTTGCTGCTGGCCTGTAGGAGACGGGACGCGGCATCGACCTCGTCCAAGGGACAGAGGAAGGTCACTTCGGCGCCTGGCTCCAACCGGCAGGGCAGCGACACGCGATCGTTCGGTTGCCAGCTCGGCAGGGTGTACGAGGCCTTGTTGTCGAAGGAGATAGACCAGTTGGTGACCGACACAGCCAGGCGGCCACGGTTCTGCACTTGCACGGCCAGGATCGGAGTCGAACAGCCCTGACGAACGAGCTGCTCCAGGCGAAAACCCTTGACGGGCGCCGTCACAGCGCCGTTGGCGTTCATCCCACCGATCATGAGTCCCACCCGAGGCCGGCTGGCGCCCAGTATGAACTGAACAACTTGCCAGGTCAGCGAAGCGGTGGAGATCACGAGAGCGAGCAGAGCGATGATGAAGGTGCCGGTCATCTCCGGAGCGTTGCGGCACCTCCGACAGTCTCACGAGAGCCGTCGGAGCTTCGCGCGTTGCAGGACGAGCGCGGCGTGACCGTGTCGGTGGAGCCGCCCCGTGTTCGTGAGCGGTCGACATAGGACCGTCAAGGTTCGCGGTTGGTCGTCGGTCAGGGCCCCGTTGCCCGCGGGCTGGGAGAACCACGGATCCTGCTGTTGTCCTATAACCGCGTGCCTCCCTTGCACGTCGGGTGTCCCTTAGGCCGCCTTCAGGGACACCCGTAGCGCTCGTAGCCAAGCTGAGGAGTCGCGCCTGGTTGCAGTTCTGGTTGCAGTTGGGCGCGTTCGCGTCGGTGCGCCCCCGTCCGTCGTCGTACGGACGGGCACGTCAAACGGCATACGGAACGGCGATGAACCGCCACGAACGCGATGATGACGGCCTGGCAGTGTGGGGTCAGGGCTCTGACTCACCGGCGCCCAACCGGTCAGATGTCGCCCCTGGAGACAGGGGCGGCCCGCATGGCTGCCGGACTCGTCCGGTCGCGGGCGCTCGGAGGGGCTAGCTGGGGTCGTTCCGGTGCGAGCTCGCCGGCGGGTGTTCTTGTCGGCGTCGCGCGCCGGGGAGCAGGGTGCTCGTCATGACCGAGCGCACCGTGCTGTCCTCGGAGCCACCCGCGCTGCTGTTCGATCTCGACGGAACCCTGATCGACAGCGTCTACCAGCACGTGCTGGCCTGGCAGGAGGCGCTCACGCGATTCGGAATCGAGTTGTCGGTGTGGAAGATCCATCGCCGGATCGGGATGAGCGGCGGGCTGTTCGTCGCCGCCCTGTTGCGCGAGACCGGCGGATCGCTGTCGACCGGGCAAATTCGGGAGCTCAACCTCGCCCACGCCGAGGCCTACGGGCGCCGCCGGGACAGCGTCCGCCCGCTGCCGGGGGCCCGCGAGCTGCTCGCCGCCCTGACTCGCCAGGACGTCACCTGGGCCATCGCGACGAGTGGACTCGCGGTCGCGGCTCGGCCGGCCCTGGACCTGCTCGGCCTCCCCGCCGACACCCCGCTCGTGACCCGAGACCAGGTACGGCACGCCAAGCCCGATCCAGACCTGTTCCTCGCCGCCGCGGCACGGGTCGGCGTGGCCGTCAGTGATGCCGTTGTCGTCGGTGACAGCATCTGGGACCTGCTGGCCGCCCGACGGGCCGGCGCGCTCGGGGTTGGGCTGCTCTCCGGCGGATACGGCAGTGACGAACTCGAGCGGGCCGGTGCCTACCGGGTCTACGCCGACCCCGCCGATCTGCTCGGCCACCTCGACGAGATCGGCGTGCGCCAGCAGGAGAACTGGACCGATCTGCCGTCGGAGGTCTGATCCGTCATCGCACCTACGCGAGCGTCTGCGCCGTTGTCATCGTCGGTCGAGCGGCTTGAGGTGCCATAGAGGGGATCGTTCGGAGGGTCGTCGCTCGGCACGGCCTCGAGCCCAACCGCGTGACCAGTTGTGGTCACAGGCAGGGCGGAACATCTGGCCTCCAGCTGGCCGGATCGAGCCGCCCGGCGTGACCAATTCATGACCAACCGAGCGGAAAACAGGGGTCATGAAAGGGTTCAAACGGGCCTTCCAGAGGCTCCTGCAGAGCTTCTCCAGAGGGTCTAACAGGTCGGGTTGACCTGCGGTGATGCGTGGAGCGGGTGACCGGGATCGAACCGGCATGGCCAGCTTGGAAGGCTGGGGCTCTGCCATTGAGCTACACCCGCGGAGGTGCCGGCCAAGCGTACCGGGCCGACGCGTGACAGCCGCGAGGGCGCCAGGCCGCTGCCCGGCGCCCTCGCGGTCCACGGATCATCCGGCCTGCACGGTGAACGGCACGGTGATGACGTCGCCGTCCGCCAGCCGGAACTGGGCCCACAGCTGGTAGATCCCCGCCGTCGGGAACGAGGCGTGCACCTCGAGCTCCGGGCCGAACGTCGTCCCGGGCAGGGCGAACACGGGGCGACCGGAGGCGTCGGTCACCTCGGCGTGCTCGTGAGCGAAGGTTTGCCCGTCCGCCCGCATGACCACGATGTGGCCGGCCGCCGCCAGGTACGGCTGCAGGTCGTCGATCGGCCGGCCGGTAGCGGCGTCGGTGAGCGTGAAGTGCAGGTCGCTCGAGCCACCGACCTCGGCAGTCCCGTCCAGCGAGACCCGGACGCCGTCCACCTCGACCGTCCGCGGTCCCGCCGTCAGCATGACCGGGGAAGGAGCCGGCCCTGCCACGGTCAGGACCTGTCGCGAGTGGACGTCGGCCATCTCGCCCTGCCGGCGGAACTCCGTGTTCACGATGTACCGCCCCGCTGTCGGGAAGGTCAGCGAAACCGCCAGCTCACCGGGCCGTCCGGTCGGCTCCGGGTGGACATGCGCGAACGTGCCCAGGTCCTCCCGCGTGGCGATCAGGTGCATCCACGCCTCGTGCGAACGGGTGATGTCCTCGATCGGCTGGCCGGTCGCGGCGTCCCGGAGCGTGACCACCAGCCGCGTCGGCTGCCCGGGCCGCACGTCGGCAGGCAGAGACAATTCCACGTCGACCGAAGCGTCAGCGGCGTCGACCGGCGGCACCTCGGCGGTCATCATCACGCTCATCTCCGGCCGCATCGGCATGCCGGTGCCCTCGACCCACGCCAGCTGACCGTTCATCCCGCGCGACGCGAAGTCCATCCGCGACACCGCCGTCAGTCCCGCCCCCAGCGCCAGCGCGACCACGGCCACGCCGGTCAGGTACGCGTACTGGCCGATCCGGGTGCGCAGCGGCGGCCGCAGGACCTCCGCGACGGAAGCCGGACGGCGGAACCGGCGCAGCCGAAGCGCGTTCGTCAGCACGCTCACCGAGCTCATCGCCATCGCGGCCGACGCCAGCACTGGGTCGAGCAGCAGGCCGTCCCACCAGTACAGCGCGCCGGCCGCGACCGGGATGAGCAGCAGGTTGTAGCCGAACGCCCAGCCCAGGCCCTGCTTCATCGTCGTCACC
Protein-coding regions in this window:
- a CDS encoding DUF4288 domain-containing protein; this encodes MPGNILAVTDEPSSGWYAVRCVFAMEGVSEDAERTFEERVTLWRAESHDEAIDRAETEARDYATALALAEYVGLAQSYQLPDAPDDGVEVFSLLRDSDLAPSDYLDAFFDTGTKRQQKSP
- a CDS encoding EVE domain-containing protein, translated to MRWIERLRRNGAQRRTGAGSATPTAGQTWLWVTGPEFYLDDGGRDRADLDPASFDGPRGWWTCHSDTRFGDVALLYRARQRKDIAYLVRAESDAYPLSAGDGLPGRNTHGCDYTVVKKFSRPLSIEAMRADPSLAEWAALKINFNGSVHRVPPAIWKRLLDRLTNRRPEEVRSAIEHRARELEDELALEQYLVNNGDIWRKLGYSLELRDQQRRWADRTRADLVYWDKAGGQYVVVELKARTVNGDTVGQVLRYMANARDELAGGRPTKGIVVGADLGKWGKSLLEEHPEVAFVSHDDLGASVVRRRTKRTRLPNVS
- a CDS encoding toll/interleukin-1 receptor domain-containing protein produces the protein MPVPSSSSDRHTATWVASHRELATLAIQNFLETGSWPGFDQLQRNLDREDIVEDVETAARSLPTLYPWTAHDRIFRVPLHVARHVADAEPVVAACLHIILRVSELYLSDDREPELRRSDPGLTRFVDEELLLDRALSLLWDSPPQPLSSRASGGDAGWHCAINPGVARRLRGIHDIGDYVKLQRRIVEEAGGQPAADADAAPLPRNFSPALDGDDVPRGQIFVSHASADKELADKVRDMLVLAGVPQERFFYSSDRATGIPSGQDVGTYLRETLREASLVIELVSPTFLKRPMCLMELGGAWVMGLSTYPIVIPPLSRAEAVKAIGNVQMGIMGTAREMEDVFDELHDRLEQDAGLNFRLPQWKRAIDSHKAQIQALISAALLPGDQAAEVDGSWTRPSTPTLGGASPIGFSNESITNGRRGRELHVEVTNNDGVVHSGILAATFYDAVGAILGTEKVPLNQLGPGETKTVSFRNVPDHTRRKLQSDTLF
- a CDS encoding HAD family hydrolase; translated protein: MTERTVLSSEPPALLFDLDGTLIDSVYQHVLAWQEALTRFGIELSVWKIHRRIGMSGGLFVAALLRETGGSLSTGQIRELNLAHAEAYGRRRDSVRPLPGARELLAALTRQDVTWAIATSGLAVAARPALDLLGLPADTPLVTRDQVRHAKPDPDLFLAAAARVGVAVSDAVVVGDSIWDLLAARRAGALGVGLLSGGYGSDELERAGAYRVYADPADLLGHLDEIGVRQQENWTDLPSEV